The Azospirillum brasilense genome window below encodes:
- a CDS encoding M48 family metalloprotease → MRKPSRLVSVIAMVAVMVLSWSPPAGAQRRQEMQFLSDAETEHIIRDMARPIFQAAGIDPDAVNIVLVNDNTMNAFVAGGQNIFLHTGLLLGLEDAGQLIGVIAHETGHIAGGHLVRGSEAMENAFLSSLIGMGIGIVGGIAAGNAGAGAAGVMLGQHLAERNFLSFSRSQESSADQAGLSYMEQSGISAEGLVTFLEKLGAADDPLLVDRDAGYRRTHPLTRERIETVRNFVERSRAGRKPVPAQWNEEFHRIQAKLYAYLDPNGALRRYKANDPSFVARYGRAYAYFRRGEVRQALPLVDGLIAQEPKNAFLYEMKGDLMLQNGRAVDAAAPYRKAIELEPDAGSIRVSLAHSLMEQNDSRLADEALRNLQVASKTQAQSAFLWRLMAQAWSMKGNAGMVAYATAEEAFARGDKPMARFQAERAEKLLPAGSPGWLRAQDIRGQAGGK, encoded by the coding sequence GTGCGCAAGCCCAGCAGGCTGGTTTCGGTCATCGCCATGGTTGCCGTGATGGTTCTGTCGTGGTCGCCGCCCGCGGGCGCGCAGCGGCGCCAGGAGATGCAATTCCTGAGCGACGCCGAGACGGAACATATCATCCGCGACATGGCGCGGCCAATCTTCCAGGCCGCCGGCATCGATCCGGACGCCGTGAACATCGTCCTGGTCAACGACAACACGATGAACGCCTTCGTCGCCGGCGGCCAGAACATCTTCCTGCACACCGGCCTGCTGCTGGGGCTGGAGGACGCCGGGCAGCTGATCGGCGTCATCGCCCACGAGACCGGCCACATCGCTGGCGGCCATCTGGTCCGTGGGTCGGAGGCGATGGAAAACGCCTTCCTGTCCTCGCTGATCGGCATGGGCATCGGCATCGTCGGCGGCATCGCCGCGGGCAACGCCGGGGCCGGAGCGGCGGGCGTCATGCTGGGCCAGCATCTGGCGGAGCGCAACTTCCTGTCCTTCTCGCGCAGCCAGGAATCCTCGGCCGATCAGGCCGGCCTGTCCTACATGGAGCAGTCCGGCATCTCGGCGGAGGGGCTGGTCACCTTCCTGGAGAAGCTGGGCGCCGCCGACGATCCGCTGCTGGTGGACCGCGACGCCGGCTACCGCCGCACCCACCCGCTGACCCGCGAGCGCATCGAGACGGTGCGCAATTTCGTGGAGCGCTCGCGCGCCGGCAGGAAGCCGGTTCCGGCGCAATGGAACGAGGAGTTCCACCGCATCCAGGCCAAGCTCTACGCCTATCTCGACCCCAACGGGGCGTTGCGCCGTTACAAGGCGAACGACCCGTCCTTCGTGGCGCGCTACGGCCGGGCCTACGCCTATTTCCGGCGCGGCGAGGTCCGGCAGGCGCTGCCGCTGGTCGACGGGCTGATCGCCCAGGAGCCGAAGAACGCCTTCCTCTACGAGATGAAGGGTGACTTGATGCTGCAGAACGGGCGGGCGGTGGACGCCGCCGCCCCTTACCGCAAGGCGATCGAGCTGGAGCCGGACGCCGGCAGCATCCGCGTCTCGCTGGCCCATTCGCTGATGGAGCAGAACGACAGCCGGCTGGCCGACGAGGCGTTGCGCAACCTTCAGGTGGCGTCCAAGACGCAGGCCCAGTCCGCCTTCCTGTGGCGGCTGATGGCCCAGGCCTGGAGCATGAAGGGCAACGCCGGCATGGTCGCCTACGCCACCGCCGAGGAGGCCTTCGCCCGCGGTGACAAGCCGATGGCCCGCTTCCAGGCGGAGCGGGCGGAGAAGCTGCTGCCCGCCGGTTCTCCCGGCTGGCTGCGCGCCCAGGACATCCGCGGGCAGGCGGGCGGCAAGTGA
- a CDS encoding gamma-glutamyltransferase, producing the protein MTETSLLGLRTVTSSAHRGTGQPVKMPVRAPHSTRRIWQGLGAIAIAASLVGGCVNTKYRTGAPSQSFVAADEPRAAEIGRDIIAQGGKAGDAATAMAMAMAVTLPSRVGMTGGGVCVVFDAAKKETRTLDFLPRPAGAGGAALPGFLRGVYALQASTGAMRWEQAVVPAEQLARSTPVSRALARDLANSASRLSADPEARRVFLPTGAPLAEGAPLSQPELAGTLSQVRRSGIAAMYGGPLGGAVAQAAAIDPAAVRGFQPRWTGTAAIPLGIVSMHFAQLPETNNGAALTAAWNAAADLPSDQRAARVAQALGATGSGASAPGAGLVVIDHEENGVACSFTMGAPFGSGRMVPGTGLLAARGVDGAGFGAPGLLTNAIVGRTQFAGAASAAGNDGPAAAPAALLTAALPAALDKEPGAAIRVSRALSGPGRATFVTCQTSMESGWKECQIAADPRAHALGMLVETER; encoded by the coding sequence ATGACCGAAACCAGCCTGCTGGGCTTGCGCACCGTTACTTCCTCCGCACACCGGGGCACCGGGCAGCCGGTCAAGATGCCGGTCCGGGCGCCCCATTCCACCCGCCGAATCTGGCAAGGGTTGGGCGCGATTGCCATAGCCGCATCGCTGGTGGGCGGCTGCGTCAACACGAAATACCGCACCGGCGCCCCGTCCCAGAGCTTCGTCGCGGCCGACGAGCCGCGCGCGGCGGAGATCGGGCGCGACATCATCGCCCAGGGCGGCAAGGCCGGCGACGCCGCCACCGCCATGGCGATGGCGATGGCCGTCACCCTGCCCTCGCGCGTCGGGATGACCGGCGGCGGCGTCTGCGTGGTGTTCGACGCCGCGAAGAAGGAAACCCGCACGCTCGACTTCCTCCCCCGGCCCGCCGGTGCCGGCGGGGCCGCCCTGCCCGGCTTCCTGCGCGGCGTCTACGCGCTGCAGGCCTCCACAGGGGCGATGCGCTGGGAGCAGGCTGTGGTGCCGGCGGAGCAGCTCGCCCGCTCCACCCCGGTCAGCCGGGCGCTGGCCCGCGACCTCGCCAACTCCGCGTCCCGTCTGTCCGCCGATCCGGAGGCCCGCCGCGTCTTCCTGCCGACCGGCGCGCCGCTGGCCGAGGGCGCGCCGCTGAGCCAGCCGGAGCTTGCCGGCACCCTATCGCAGGTGCGGCGCAGCGGCATCGCCGCGATGTATGGCGGGCCGCTGGGCGGTGCGGTGGCGCAGGCCGCCGCCATCGACCCCGCCGCGGTCCGCGGCTTCCAGCCGCGCTGGACCGGCACCGCGGCAATCCCGCTGGGCATCGTGTCGATGCATTTCGCCCAGCTTCCCGAAACCAACAACGGCGCCGCCCTGACCGCCGCCTGGAACGCCGCCGCCGACCTGCCGTCGGACCAGCGCGCCGCCCGCGTCGCCCAGGCGCTGGGCGCCACCGGCAGCGGCGCCTCCGCGCCCGGCGCCGGCCTCGTGGTGATCGACCATGAGGAGAATGGGGTCGCCTGCTCCTTCACCATGGGGGCGCCCTTTGGCAGCGGCCGCATGGTGCCGGGCACCGGCCTGCTGGCCGCCCGCGGGGTGGACGGTGCCGGCTTCGGGGCGCCCGGCCTGCTCACCAACGCCATCGTCGGCCGCACCCAGTTCGCCGGGGCGGCCAGCGCCGCCGGCAACGACGGCCCCGCCGCCGCTCCCGCCGCCCTGCTGACCGCCGCCCTGCCCGCCGCGCTCGACAAGGAGCCGGGCGCCGCCATCCGCGTCAGCCGCGCCTTGAGCGGGCCGGGCCGGGCCACCTTCGTCACCTGCCAGACCTCGATGGAGAGCGGCTGGAAGGAATGCCAGATTGCCGCCGACCCACGCGCCCACGCCCTGGGCATGCTGGTCGAAACCGAGCGTTGA
- a CDS encoding HAD family hydrolase: MTKPTTVVFDIGQVLIEWDPRHLYRELFDGYEDLMEDFLDTVCTPAWNLEQDRGRPWDEAVATLAAEFPDCRELIRAYHERWEEMVPGPMAGTPEILMELKQRGTPLYSITNFSSEKLALTRRRFDFLNVFDGIIVSGDERLVKPDPAIFQLLLDRYRLAAADCVFIDDSPANVEAARVLGMTAHRFSGAAGLRAELEELGLL, translated from the coding sequence ATGACCAAGCCGACCACCGTCGTCTTCGACATCGGGCAGGTGCTCATCGAATGGGACCCGCGGCATCTCTACCGCGAGCTGTTCGACGGGTACGAGGACCTGATGGAGGACTTCCTCGACACCGTCTGCACCCCCGCCTGGAACCTGGAGCAGGACCGCGGCCGCCCGTGGGACGAGGCGGTCGCCACGCTGGCCGCCGAGTTTCCCGACTGCCGCGAGCTGATCCGCGCCTATCACGAGCGGTGGGAGGAGATGGTCCCCGGCCCGATGGCCGGGACGCCGGAGATCCTGATGGAGCTGAAGCAGCGCGGGACGCCGCTCTACTCCATCACCAACTTCTCGTCGGAGAAGCTCGCGTTGACCCGCAGGCGCTTCGATTTCCTGAACGTCTTCGACGGGATCATCGTGTCCGGCGATGAAAGGCTGGTGAAGCCGGACCCGGCGATCTTCCAGCTCCTGCTCGACCGCTACCGCTTGGCGGCGGCGGATTGCGTCTTCATTGACGACAGCCCGGCCAACGTCGAGGCCGCCCGCGTCCTCGGCATGACGGCGCACCGTTTCTCCGGCGCCGCCGGCCTGCGCGCCGAACTGGAGGAGCTGGGGCTTCTGTAG
- a CDS encoding DsbA family protein, with product MTRFRPAALALAAALALPTGLLAPALQAQSPMDDAQRKAVEEVVRDYILKNPEIILEAVDSLQKRQKMAEEQKAKTALAENKAALFQNPADPVAGNPKGDVTVVEFFDYQCGYCKAVQADTERLIKDDGKLRFVFKEFPILSPASLTAAKAALASRGQGKYLEFHNALMAHRGQLDDDVIQRLAKSVGLDTDKLKKDMNSPEVLKVIAANQALAEELGIRGTPAFIIGDELVPGAIKLDQMKDLVAAARKG from the coding sequence ATGACCCGCTTCCGCCCCGCCGCCCTGGCGCTCGCCGCCGCGCTGGCCCTTCCGACGGGGCTGCTGGCCCCCGCCCTCCAGGCGCAGAGCCCGATGGACGACGCCCAGCGCAAGGCCGTCGAGGAGGTCGTGCGCGACTACATCCTGAAGAACCCGGAAATCATCCTGGAGGCCGTGGACTCGCTCCAGAAGCGCCAGAAGATGGCCGAGGAGCAGAAGGCCAAGACGGCGCTGGCCGAGAACAAGGCGGCGCTGTTCCAGAACCCCGCCGATCCGGTCGCCGGCAACCCCAAGGGCGACGTGACGGTGGTCGAGTTCTTCGACTACCAGTGCGGCTATTGCAAGGCCGTGCAGGCCGACACCGAGCGGCTGATCAAGGACGACGGCAAGCTGCGCTTCGTCTTCAAGGAGTTCCCGATCCTCAGCCCGGCCTCGCTGACCGCGGCCAAGGCGGCCCTGGCGTCGCGCGGGCAGGGCAAGTATCTGGAATTCCACAATGCCCTGATGGCCCACCGCGGCCAGCTCGACGACGACGTGATCCAGCGGCTGGCCAAGTCGGTCGGGCTGGACACCGACAAGCTGAAGAAGGACATGAACAGCCCCGAGGTGCTGAAGGTCATCGCCGCCAACCAGGCGCTGGCCGAGGAGCTGGGCATCCGCGGCACCCCGGCCTTCATCATCGGCGACGAGCTGGTCCCCGGCGCGATCAAGCTGGACCAGATGAAGGACCTCGTCGCCGCGGCCCGCAAGGGCTGA
- the greB gene encoding transcription elongation factor GreB: MSKAFTRENDSAPDDDEADDPKPLPKGVKNYMTPEGFQRMQEELRSLLRVERPKVVEVVSWAAGNGDRSENGDYIYGKKRLREIDRRIRFLTKRLESAEVVDPTLQKNRDRVYFGATVTYAREDGTENTITIVGADEVDMDRAHVSWISPIARALLKAQEGDVVDLRTPAGLEQIEVVAIRYPGDEA, encoded by the coding sequence ATGAGCAAGGCCTTCACCCGGGAGAACGACTCCGCCCCCGACGACGACGAGGCCGACGATCCCAAACCCTTGCCCAAGGGCGTGAAGAACTACATGACGCCCGAAGGCTTCCAGCGCATGCAGGAGGAGTTGCGCTCGCTGCTGCGCGTCGAGCGTCCAAAGGTGGTCGAGGTGGTGTCCTGGGCCGCCGGCAACGGCGACCGTTCGGAAAACGGCGACTACATCTACGGCAAGAAGCGCCTGCGTGAGATTGACCGGCGCATCCGCTTCCTGACCAAGCGCCTGGAATCGGCGGAGGTGGTCGATCCCACGCTCCAGAAGAACCGCGACCGCGTGTACTTCGGCGCCACCGTCACCTACGCGCGGGAGGATGGGACGGAGAACACCATCACCATCGTCGGCGCCGACGAGGTGGACATGGACCGCGCCCATGTGAGCTGGATTTCACCCATCGCCCGCGCCTTGCTGAAGGCGCAGGAGGGCGACGTGGTGGACCTGCGCACCCCCGCCGGGCTGGAGCAGATCGAGGTCGTCGCCATCCGCTATCCGGGCGACGAAGCATAA
- a CDS encoding pyridoxal phosphate-dependent aminotransferase yields MSKAPKVSKRGAIPPFFVMEVMRAAAEREAAGLEVLHMEVGQPSTGAPKGVLEAAHRMLDADVLGYTGALGIPALRAAIAGWYRDRYGIDVPERRVVVTTGSSGAFQLGFLAAFDPGDRVAMASPSYPAYRHTLTAIGVEPVELPTGPEHRFQPTIELLEQLDPPIQGLIVASPANPTGTMLSREELTALANWCDAKGVRLVSDEIYHGLTYGPEAVTAAEVSESALVVNSFSKYFSMTGWRLGWMIVPDDLIRSVECLAQNLFISAPSLSQAAAVAAFSCTEELDGHVARYARNRELLLRELPKAGFDKLAPADGAFYIYADVTEMTDDSEAFCKRILAETGIACTPGVDFDPARGLRFVRFSFAGSEETIAEAARRLIAWKR; encoded by the coding sequence ATGAGCAAAGCACCCAAAGTCTCCAAACGAGGCGCCATTCCGCCCTTCTTCGTCATGGAAGTGATGCGCGCCGCCGCCGAGCGCGAGGCCGCCGGCCTTGAGGTCCTGCACATGGAAGTCGGGCAGCCCTCGACCGGCGCGCCGAAGGGCGTGCTGGAGGCCGCCCACCGCATGCTCGACGCCGACGTGCTGGGCTACACCGGGGCCCTGGGCATCCCGGCGCTGCGTGCGGCCATCGCCGGCTGGTACCGCGACCGCTACGGGATCGATGTGCCGGAGCGGCGCGTGGTGGTCACCACCGGCTCCTCGGGGGCCTTCCAGCTCGGCTTCCTGGCGGCTTTCGATCCGGGCGACCGGGTGGCCATGGCCTCGCCCAGCTACCCGGCCTACCGCCACACGCTGACCGCCATCGGGGTCGAGCCGGTGGAACTGCCGACCGGGCCGGAGCACCGCTTCCAGCCGACCATCGAGCTTCTGGAGCAGCTCGATCCGCCCATTCAGGGGCTGATCGTCGCCAGCCCGGCCAACCCGACCGGCACGATGCTGAGCCGGGAGGAGTTGACCGCGCTCGCCAACTGGTGCGACGCCAAGGGCGTGCGCCTCGTCTCCGACGAGATCTACCACGGCCTGACCTACGGGCCGGAGGCCGTCACCGCCGCCGAGGTCAGCGAAAGCGCGCTGGTGGTGAACAGCTTCTCCAAATACTTCTCGATGACCGGCTGGCGGCTCGGCTGGATGATCGTTCCGGACGACCTGATCCGCTCGGTTGAATGCCTCGCCCAGAACCTGTTCATCTCCGCCCCCAGCCTGTCGCAGGCCGCCGCGGTCGCCGCCTTCAGCTGCACCGAGGAGCTGGACGGCCACGTCGCCCGCTACGCCCGCAACCGCGAGCTTCTGCTGAGGGAGCTGCCGAAGGCCGGCTTCGACAAGCTGGCTCCGGCCGACGGCGCCTTCTACATCTACGCCGATGTGACGGAGATGACCGACGACAGCGAGGCCTTCTGCAAGCGCATCCTGGCCGAGACCGGCATCGCCTGCACCCCCGGCGTCGACTTCGACCCGGCCCGCGGCCTCCGCTTCGTGCGCTTCAGCTTCGCCGGTTCGGAGGAGACCATCGCCGAGGCGGCGCGGCGGCTGATCGCCTGGAAGAGGTAA
- a CDS encoding Rne/Rng family ribonuclease, with protein MAKRMLVDATHPEETRVAVVNGNRLEDLDFEIATRKQLKGNIYLAKVTRVEPSLQAAFVEYGGNRHGFLAFSEIHPDYYRIPIADREALLAEERRLEEQAEARAEAAADGAVMAEPIRPDVVVEENSPMPGSYAETEGDGFEGDIPAFATDAGSDGGSDEAADSDEAPEGAAPAESPDVIGGDEVEEAHRRRARPLRSYKIQEVIKRRQVMLVQVTKEERGNKGAALTTYLSLPGRYCVLMPNTGRGGGISRKITNPADRKRLKEILSDLDIPEGMAVILRTAGLERSKQEIKRDLEYLLRLWDDIRVQTLKSSAPCLIYEEANLIKRSIRDLYTDDIDEIWVEGSAGFNTARDFMRMMMPSHTKRVMQYQDDTIPLFHRYQVETQIDAIHSPVVQLRSGGYIVINPTEALVSIDVNSGKSTRERNIEETAYKTNLEAADEVARQLRLRDLAGLIVIDFIDMEEPRNNAAVERRLKEAMKNDRARIQLGRISAFGLLELSRQRLRPSLLETNFERCPHCSGTGVIRSVESASLHVLRAIEEEGIRKRSSEITVFVPTRIALYILNQKRGELTKIEDRYRFRVMVQADDTLIAPDLRLERVKARTPEDDVPLVSAERVLAETDRILAAEAEEAEEEAPVVEAAEVAGAEVAERADAAGESEGDRRRRRRRRRGRGRDREDGRAPFGESAEVSDEATEGDEVEAEAADADDETAVDEEAIERAQIDAPEFVINDVDVGPAHIEDDEDEEADLAASEAEDGADAFETNGDGDGNGERKKRRRGKRGGRRRSRQREGLESGEGLPTDGTEGEAEAESFPTAVEAGRAVNPPELPADMEPVEFDWVLTSAVAAEAAPETAADTAAEGPAEEAAPVVEEAPARKPRRGRAKAIAAEAAEAVTAQAVTAEPEAAPAKPKRAAKGAAKDAKAAAKAAAPEETAPPPAKPSRSRKAKTAAAEAAPAPAPAPVAAPVAEEPKKRPARKRKTAADAPAEAAPAPAPVAAPVAEEPKKRPARKRKTAADAPAEAAPAPAVSEAPAAPAPSNEPASAAPEAKPRRGWWSR; from the coding sequence ATGGCCAAGCGCATGCTGGTGGACGCCACGCACCCGGAGGAAACCCGGGTTGCCGTGGTCAATGGGAACAGACTCGAAGACCTCGACTTCGAAATCGCCACCCGGAAGCAACTCAAGGGCAACATCTACCTTGCCAAGGTGACCCGGGTCGAGCCGTCGCTCCAGGCGGCCTTCGTGGAATATGGCGGGAACCGCCACGGCTTCCTCGCCTTCTCGGAAATCCACCCCGACTACTACCGCATCCCGATCGCCGACCGTGAGGCCCTGCTGGCCGAGGAGCGCCGGCTCGAGGAGCAGGCCGAGGCCCGCGCCGAGGCCGCCGCCGATGGCGCGGTGATGGCCGAGCCGATCCGCCCGGATGTGGTGGTCGAGGAAAATTCCCCGATGCCCGGCTCCTACGCCGAGACCGAGGGCGACGGGTTCGAAGGCGACATCCCGGCCTTCGCCACCGACGCCGGTTCGGACGGTGGTTCGGACGAGGCCGCGGACTCGGACGAGGCTCCGGAAGGCGCCGCTCCGGCCGAGAGCCCGGACGTCATCGGCGGGGACGAGGTCGAGGAGGCCCACCGCCGCCGCGCCCGCCCGCTGCGCAGCTACAAGATCCAGGAGGTCATCAAGCGCCGGCAGGTCATGCTGGTCCAGGTGACCAAGGAGGAGCGCGGCAACAAGGGTGCGGCGCTGACCACCTACCTGTCGCTGCCCGGCCGCTACTGCGTGCTGATGCCCAACACGGGCCGCGGCGGCGGGATTTCCCGCAAGATCACCAACCCGGCCGACCGCAAGCGCCTGAAGGAGATCCTGTCCGATCTCGACATTCCGGAAGGCATGGCGGTCATCCTGCGCACCGCGGGGCTGGAGCGCTCTAAGCAGGAAATCAAGCGCGACCTCGAATATCTGCTGCGCCTGTGGGACGACATCCGCGTCCAGACGCTGAAGTCCTCCGCGCCCTGCCTCATCTATGAGGAGGCGAACCTCATCAAGCGCTCGATCCGCGATCTCTACACCGATGACATCGACGAGATCTGGGTGGAGGGCAGCGCCGGCTTCAACACCGCGCGCGACTTCATGCGCATGATGATGCCGAGCCACACCAAGCGCGTCATGCAGTATCAGGACGACACGATCCCGCTGTTCCACCGCTATCAGGTGGAAACGCAGATCGACGCGATCCACAGCCCGGTCGTGCAGCTCCGCTCCGGCGGCTACATCGTCATCAACCCGACCGAGGCGCTGGTTTCCATCGACGTCAACTCGGGCAAGTCGACGCGAGAGCGCAACATCGAGGAAACGGCCTACAAGACCAACCTCGAAGCCGCCGACGAGGTGGCGCGCCAGCTCCGCCTGCGTGACCTTGCGGGCCTCATCGTGATCGATTTCATCGACATGGAGGAGCCCCGCAACAACGCCGCGGTGGAGCGCCGCCTGAAGGAGGCGATGAAGAACGACCGGGCGCGCATCCAGCTCGGCCGCATCTCCGCCTTCGGCCTGCTGGAACTGTCGCGCCAGCGCCTGCGCCCGTCCCTGCTGGAAACCAACTTCGAGCGCTGCCCGCACTGCTCCGGCACCGGCGTCATCCGCTCGGTGGAGTCCGCCTCGCTGCACGTGCTGCGCGCCATCGAGGAGGAGGGCATCCGCAAGCGGTCGTCGGAGATCACCGTCTTCGTGCCGACCCGCATCGCCCTCTACATCCTCAACCAGAAGCGCGGGGAGCTGACCAAGATCGAGGACCGCTACCGGTTCCGCGTCATGGTCCAGGCCGACGACACGCTGATCGCGCCGGACCTGCGGCTTGAGCGCGTGAAGGCCCGCACGCCGGAGGACGACGTGCCGCTGGTCAGCGCCGAGCGCGTCCTGGCCGAGACCGACCGCATCCTGGCCGCCGAGGCCGAGGAGGCCGAGGAAGAGGCGCCCGTCGTCGAGGCCGCCGAGGTCGCCGGGGCCGAGGTGGCGGAACGCGCCGACGCCGCCGGGGAGAGCGAGGGCGACCGCCGCCGCCGCCGCCGCCGCCGCCGTGGCCGCGGGCGTGACCGCGAGGATGGCCGCGCGCCGTTCGGCGAGTCCGCCGAAGTGTCCGACGAGGCGACCGAGGGCGACGAGGTCGAAGCGGAGGCTGCCGACGCCGACGACGAGACGGCGGTCGACGAGGAAGCCATCGAGCGCGCCCAGATCGACGCTCCGGAGTTCGTCATCAACGACGTCGATGTCGGCCCCGCCCACATCGAGGACGACGAGGATGAGGAGGCCGACCTGGCCGCGTCCGAGGCGGAAGACGGCGCCGACGCCTTCGAGACGAACGGCGACGGCGACGGCAACGGCGAGCGCAAGAAGCGCCGCCGCGGCAAGCGCGGTGGTCGCCGGCGGTCCCGCCAGCGCGAGGGCCTGGAGTCCGGCGAGGGTCTGCCCACCGACGGCACCGAGGGCGAGGCGGAAGCCGAGTCCTTCCCGACCGCCGTCGAGGCCGGCCGCGCCGTCAACCCGCCGGAACTGCCGGCGGACATGGAACCGGTCGAGTTCGACTGGGTCCTGACCAGCGCCGTGGCCGCCGAGGCTGCTCCGGAAACCGCCGCGGACACCGCCGCGGAGGGTCCCGCCGAGGAAGCCGCCCCGGTGGTCGAGGAGGCTCCGGCCCGCAAGCCGCGCCGTGGCCGCGCCAAGGCAATCGCCGCCGAGGCCGCCGAAGCGGTGACGGCCCAAGCGGTAACGGCGGAACCGGAAGCGGCCCCCGCCAAGCCGAAGCGCGCCGCGAAGGGCGCCGCCAAGGATGCCAAGGCCGCTGCGAAGGCCGCCGCTCCGGAGGAAACCGCTCCGCCGCCGGCCAAGCCGTCGCGCAGCCGCAAGGCGAAGACCGCAGCCGCCGAGGCCGCCCCTGCCCCTGCCCCGGCGCCGGTTGCGGCCCCGGTCGCCGAGGAGCCGAAGAAGCGCCCGGCGCGCAAGCGCAAGACCGCGGCGGACGCTCCCGCCGAGGCGGCGCCTGCTCCGGCCCCGGTTGCGGCTCCGGTCGCCGAGGAGCCGAAGAAGCGCCCGGCGCGCAAGCGCAAGACCGCGGCGGACGCTCCCGCCGAGGCGGCGCCCGCTCCGGCGGTCAGCGAGGCGCCGGCGGCCCCGGCCCCGTCCAATGAGCCGGCCAGCGCCGCTCCGGAGGCCAAGCCGCGCCGGGGTTGGTGGAGCCGCTAA
- a CDS encoding glutamate--cysteine ligase produces MSAPPQTRGEPITDRRQLAAYLESGNKPADQWRIGTEHEKFAYRVSDHRPLPYEGPDGIGELLTRLQRFGWDPVEEKGNLIALTQGMANITLEPGGQVELSGAPLETLHQTCAEVHRHLEQVKEIGGELGIAMMGLGFQPKWRRDEIPWMPKGRYKIMGDYMPKRGNLGLDMMMRTCTVQVNLDFASEADMVKKFRVSLALQPIATALFANSPFTEGKPNGFQSFRSHIWTDTDPDRTGDLPFVFEDGFGFERYVDYLLDVPMYFVYRDGAYIDASGQSFHDFMQGRLPALPGEVPLITDWADHMTTSFPEVRLKKYLEMRGADGGPWRRLCALPALWVGLLYDSQALDAAWDLVKGWTTEERAHLRAEVPRHALRTPFRGRTVREVALEVLEIARGGLARRARNDNWGDDEAHFLNTLLDIAESGQTPADELLAKFNGPWGGSVDPVFKEYAY; encoded by the coding sequence ATGTCCGCACCTCCGCAGACGCGTGGTGAACCGATCACCGACCGCCGCCAACTGGCGGCCTATCTGGAATCCGGCAACAAGCCCGCCGACCAGTGGCGCATCGGGACCGAACACGAGAAATTCGCCTACCGCGTCTCCGACCACCGGCCGCTGCCCTACGAAGGGCCGGACGGGATCGGCGAACTGCTGACCCGCCTGCAGCGTTTCGGCTGGGACCCGGTGGAGGAGAAGGGCAACCTGATCGCCCTGACCCAGGGCATGGCGAACATCACGCTGGAGCCGGGCGGGCAGGTCGAGCTGTCCGGCGCCCCGCTGGAGACCCTGCACCAGACCTGCGCCGAGGTGCACCGCCACCTCGAGCAGGTGAAGGAGATCGGGGGTGAGCTGGGCATCGCCATGATGGGCCTCGGCTTCCAGCCGAAATGGCGGCGCGACGAGATCCCCTGGATGCCCAAGGGCCGCTACAAGATCATGGGCGACTACATGCCCAAGCGCGGCAATCTCGGCCTGGACATGATGATGCGCACCTGCACCGTGCAGGTGAACCTGGACTTCGCGTCCGAAGCCGACATGGTGAAGAAGTTCCGGGTCAGTCTGGCCCTTCAGCCCATCGCCACGGCGCTGTTCGCCAACTCGCCCTTCACCGAGGGCAAGCCGAACGGCTTCCAGAGCTTCCGCAGCCACATCTGGACCGACACCGACCCCGACCGCACCGGTGATCTGCCCTTCGTGTTCGAGGACGGTTTCGGATTCGAGCGGTACGTGGACTACCTGCTCGACGTGCCGATGTACTTCGTCTACCGCGACGGCGCGTACATCGACGCCTCCGGCCAGTCCTTCCACGACTTCATGCAGGGCCGCCTGCCGGCGCTGCCGGGCGAAGTCCCGCTGATCACCGACTGGGCCGACCACATGACCACCTCCTTCCCCGAGGTGCGTCTGAAGAAGTATCTGGAGATGCGCGGCGCCGACGGCGGCCCGTGGCGCCGCCTGTGCGCCCTGCCGGCCCTGTGGGTCGGGCTGCTCTACGACAGCCAGGCGCTGGACGCCGCCTGGGACCTCGTGAAGGGCTGGACGACGGAGGAGCGCGCCCACCTGCGCGCCGAGGTGCCGCGCCACGCCCTGCGCACCCCCTTCCGCGGACGCACGGTGCGCGAGGTCGCGCTGGAGGTGCTGGAGATCGCCCGCGGCGGTCTGGCCCGGCGCGCCCGCAACGACAACTGGGGCGACGACGAGGCGCATTTCCTGAACACGCTGCTCGACATTGCCGAATCTGGCCAGACTCCCGCCGACGAACTTCTGGCGAAGTTCAACGGTCCCTGGGGCGGCAGCGTCGACCCGGTGTTCAAGGAATACGCGTACTGA